The following are from one region of the Bradyrhizobium septentrionale genome:
- the glgC gene encoding glucose-1-phosphate adenylyltransferase, whose amino-acid sequence MRSVGNEPLSRHALAFVLAGGRGSRLLELTDRRAKPAVYFGGKSRIIDFALSNAVNSGIRRIAVATQYKAHSLIRHLQGGWNFFRPERNESFDILPASQRVSETMWYVGTADAVYQNIDIIEAHGTKYILVLAGDHVYKMDYEIMLKQHVESGADVTVGCLEMPRAESSGFGIMHIDENGLIQSFLEKPADPPPMPGKPDKSLASMGIYVFNSEFLFDELRRDAADPNSSHDFGKDIIPYIVKHGRAIAHQYNDSCVRSGDDPRAYWRDAGTVDAYWAANIDLTDVVPELDLYDRAWPIWTYAEITPPAKFVHDEDGRRGQAVTSLVSGACIISGAALRRSLLFTGVHVNSYANIENAVIMPYVNVGRGAQLKNVVIDRGVRIPEGLVVGEDPEFDGKRFRTTEQGVTLITQSMIDRLGT is encoded by the coding sequence ATGAGATCAGTCGGAAATGAACCATTGTCGCGTCACGCCCTCGCCTTCGTGCTGGCCGGCGGACGCGGCAGCAGATTGCTGGAGCTCACCGACCGCCGTGCCAAGCCGGCGGTGTATTTCGGCGGCAAGTCCCGCATCATCGATTTCGCGCTTTCCAATGCGGTGAATTCCGGCATCCGCCGCATCGCGGTGGCGACCCAGTACAAAGCGCACAGCCTGATCCGGCATCTGCAAGGCGGCTGGAACTTCTTCCGCCCGGAACGAAACGAGAGCTTTGATATCCTGCCCGCAAGCCAGCGCGTCTCGGAGACGATGTGGTATGTCGGCACAGCGGATGCGGTGTATCAGAACATCGACATCATCGAGGCGCACGGCACCAAGTACATCCTGGTGCTGGCCGGCGACCACGTCTACAAGATGGATTATGAGATCATGCTGAAGCAGCATGTCGAGAGCGGCGCCGACGTCACCGTCGGCTGCCTGGAAATGCCGCGGGCGGAATCCAGCGGCTTCGGTATCATGCACATCGACGAGAACGGCCTGATCCAGTCCTTCCTGGAGAAGCCGGCCGATCCGCCGCCGATGCCGGGCAAACCCGACAAGTCGCTCGCCAGCATGGGCATCTATGTGTTCAATTCGGAATTCCTGTTCGACGAATTGCGCCGCGATGCCGCCGACCCGAACTCGTCGCACGATTTCGGCAAGGACATCATCCCCTACATTGTGAAACACGGCCGCGCGATCGCGCATCAGTACAACGATTCCTGCGTCCGCTCCGGCGACGATCCTCGCGCCTATTGGCGGGATGCCGGCACCGTCGACGCCTATTGGGCCGCCAACATCGATCTCACCGACGTGGTGCCGGAGCTCGACCTCTACGATCGCGCATGGCCGATCTGGACCTATGCCGAGATCACCCCGCCCGCCAAGTTCGTGCATGACGAGGACGGACGGCGCGGCCAGGCGGTGACCTCGCTGGTCTCGGGCGCCTGCATCATCTCCGGCGCGGCGCTGCGCCGCTCGCTGCTGTTCACCGGCGTGCACGTCAATTCCTACGCCAATATCGAGAACGCCGTGATCATGCCTTACGTGAATGTCGGCCGCGGCGCACAGCTGAAGAACGTGGTGATCGATCGCGGGGTGCGGATTCCGGAGGGGCTTGTGGTCGGCGAGGATCCCGAGTTCGACGGCAAGCGCTTCCGCACCACCGAGCAGGGCGTTACCTTGATCACCCAGTCGATGATCGACAGGCTCGGGACATGA
- a CDS encoding DUF983 domain-containing protein encodes MTETVSLPKAMWRGFTMKCPNCGRGHLFGRFLKVADHCEVCGEDFTPQRADDFPAYLVIVVVGHVVVPALLWLEMNYAPPAWLQLAIWLPFTLFSALGLLQPTKGAIVGLQWQLGMEGFATSRRRVAPARARSNAGSVGRI; translated from the coding sequence ATGACCGAGACGGTTTCCCTGCCAAAGGCGATGTGGCGCGGCTTCACCATGAAGTGCCCGAACTGCGGGCGCGGCCATCTGTTCGGCCGCTTCCTCAAGGTGGCCGATCATTGCGAGGTGTGCGGCGAGGACTTCACCCCGCAGCGTGCGGATGATTTCCCGGCCTATCTCGTGATCGTCGTGGTCGGCCACGTCGTGGTGCCGGCACTGCTGTGGCTCGAGATGAATTACGCGCCGCCGGCCTGGCTGCAGCTCGCGATCTGGCTGCCGTTTACGCTGTTCAGCGCGCTCGGGCTGCTGCAGCCGACCAAGGGCGCGATCGTCGGTTTGCAGTGGCAGCTCGGGATGGAGGGATTTGCGACGTCGCGGCGGCGTGTGGCTCCGGCGCGGGCGCGGAGCAACGCCGGCTCTGTAGGGCGGATCTAG
- a CDS encoding serine hydrolase domain-containing protein yields the protein MTASLCLAIGCLALVTSGAARAADAPAPSPERLERITAFFNNEVATGKIPGAVILIQQHGKQVYLKTFGYRDVTTKSPMRPDTMFALHSMTKPITNTAAMMLVDEGKLSPQDPLSTYIPAFADVKVAIEPDGGNDPAKVELVPPIRPVTIEDLMRHTSGITYEYIGADWIQKIYHEGHLFDGTFDNKEFAARLAKLPLSRQPGTLWRYGHSTDVLGRVIEIVSGKTLYQFEKERIFDPMKMNDTRYVLDAETERTRLAEPLPTDTILIDGERDRRAHPEWQSGGGGLVSTILDYARFAQMLLNGGELDGKRYLSPAAFKTMTTDHIGPGSGVGRDYWYFPGDGFGYGYGIAVRTDPGIAKPPPPGSIGELKWDSGSGTYFGVDPKLDMIYIMLEQTQNERQRITPAFRKLVYDAFAAD from the coding sequence ATGACCGCAAGCTTGTGTCTTGCAATCGGGTGTCTTGCACTTGTCACATCAGGCGCAGCGCGCGCCGCCGATGCCCCTGCCCCGTCGCCGGAGAGACTCGAACGCATCACCGCGTTCTTCAACAACGAGGTTGCGACCGGAAAAATTCCCGGCGCGGTCATCCTGATCCAGCAGCACGGCAAGCAGGTCTATCTGAAAACCTTCGGCTATCGCGACGTCACGACCAAATCGCCGATGCGGCCGGATACGATGTTCGCACTGCATTCGATGACCAAGCCGATCACCAACACCGCCGCGATGATGCTGGTCGACGAAGGCAAATTGTCGCCGCAGGACCCGTTGTCGACATACATCCCGGCGTTCGCCGACGTGAAGGTCGCCATCGAACCGGATGGCGGAAACGATCCGGCCAAGGTGGAACTGGTGCCGCCGATCCGCCCGGTCACCATCGAGGACTTGATGCGGCACACCTCGGGCATCACCTACGAATATATCGGCGCCGACTGGATCCAGAAAATCTACCACGAAGGACATCTGTTCGACGGAACATTCGACAACAAGGAATTCGCCGCGCGGCTGGCCAAGCTGCCGCTGTCGCGGCAGCCGGGCACGCTGTGGCGCTATGGCCATTCCACCGACGTGCTCGGCCGCGTCATCGAGATCGTTTCGGGCAAGACGCTCTACCAATTCGAGAAGGAGCGCATCTTCGATCCAATGAAGATGAACGACACCAGATACGTGCTCGATGCGGAAACCGAACGGACGCGGCTGGCCGAGCCGCTGCCGACGGACACCATCCTGATCGACGGCGAGCGCGATCGGCGCGCGCACCCGGAGTGGCAATCCGGCGGCGGCGGGCTGGTGTCGACCATTCTCGACTATGCGCGTTTCGCGCAAATGCTGCTCAACGGCGGCGAGCTCGACGGCAAGCGCTATCTCAGCCCCGCCGCCTTCAAGACCATGACGACGGACCATATCGGGCCGGGCTCCGGCGTCGGCCGCGACTACTGGTATTTTCCCGGCGACGGCTTCGGCTATGGCTACGGCATCGCCGTGCGCACCGATCCCGGCATCGCCAAGCCGCCGCCGCCGGGCTCGATCGGCGAATTGAAATGGGACAGCGGCAGCGGCACCTATTTCGGCGTCGATCCAAAACTCGACATGATCTACATCATGCTCGAGCAGACCCAGAACGAACGCCAGCGCATCACGCCGGCGTTCCGGAAGCTGGTCTACGACGCGTTCGCCGCCGACTGA
- a CDS encoding PLP-dependent aminotransferase family protein gives MDWIPTVSEWHGPMFLRIVDALAADIASGRLVRGQRLPTHRALATALDIDLTTVTRAYGEARRRGLLDARVGQGTFVSETTARAASDLPAPVNIDLSMNLPPQPVEANLDLRIAQGLATIRSEAGFSAYLGYARPGGTTEERDAGAAWLQPRVPHASAEHIVIYPGSQAIIFNALLALTSPGDIVLTEALTFPGIKAATARLDVRLIGVAMDAEGARPDALDEACRKHRPKAVYLVPTQQNPTTATMSTARRKAIADIIRKRGCILIEDDVYGPLEPQMAPIATLIPEHTYYAASIAKCIAPALRVAYLLAPDAAAEQRMRAGMQATMQMPPSLMVALVTQWLRSGVATDVIRAIRNEAAARQQLAGRFLKGVAYAARPASHHLWMPLSKHFDGTDLLSHLMRNGLAVVGEDAFAVSDAAPRGLRVSLGAARNRAELSQALQVLSNAVRTPVGATQIV, from the coding sequence ATGGATTGGATCCCTACAGTTTCGGAATGGCACGGCCCGATGTTCCTGCGCATCGTCGATGCGCTTGCCGCCGATATCGCCAGCGGCCGGCTGGTCCGCGGCCAGCGCCTACCGACCCACCGCGCGCTGGCGACTGCGCTCGATATCGATCTCACCACAGTGACGCGCGCCTATGGCGAGGCGCGGCGGCGCGGACTGCTCGACGCCCGCGTCGGCCAGGGCACCTTCGTCTCGGAGACCACCGCGCGCGCGGCATCCGACCTGCCCGCACCGGTCAATATCGACCTGTCGATGAACCTGCCGCCGCAGCCGGTCGAGGCCAATCTCGACCTGCGCATCGCGCAAGGGTTAGCGACCATCCGCTCCGAGGCCGGGTTTTCCGCCTATCTCGGCTATGCGCGTCCCGGCGGCACCACCGAGGAGCGCGACGCCGGCGCCGCGTGGTTGCAACCGCGGGTGCCGCATGCATCGGCTGAGCACATCGTGATCTATCCGGGATCGCAGGCGATCATCTTCAACGCCCTGCTGGCGCTGACGTCGCCCGGTGACATCGTGCTGACCGAGGCGTTGACGTTTCCCGGCATCAAGGCCGCGACCGCACGGCTCGATGTCCGCCTGATCGGCGTCGCGATGGACGCGGAGGGCGCGAGGCCCGACGCGCTCGACGAGGCCTGCCGCAAGCACAGACCGAAGGCAGTCTATCTGGTGCCGACGCAGCAGAACCCGACCACGGCGACAATGAGCACGGCAAGACGCAAGGCGATCGCCGACATCATCAGGAAGCGCGGCTGCATCCTGATCGAGGACGACGTCTACGGTCCGCTCGAACCGCAGATGGCGCCGATCGCTACGCTCATTCCGGAGCACACCTACTACGCCGCAAGCATCGCGAAATGCATCGCGCCCGCGTTGCGCGTCGCCTATCTGCTGGCGCCCGATGCCGCCGCCGAGCAGCGCATGCGCGCCGGCATGCAGGCCACCATGCAGATGCCGCCATCGCTGATGGTGGCGCTGGTCACACAATGGCTGCGCTCCGGCGTCGCCACTGACGTCATCCGCGCCATCCGCAACGAGGCGGCGGCGCGCCAGCAGCTTGCCGGCCGCTTCCTCAAGGGCGTCGCCTATGCGGCGCGGCCGGCGAGCCATCATCTCTGGATGCCGCTATCAAAGCATTTCGACGGCACCGACCTGCTGTCGCATCTGATGCGCAACGGCCTCGCCGTGGTCGGCGAAGATGCCTTCGCGGTGAGCGATGCGGCGCCGCGCGGCCTGCGCGTGTCGCTGGGTGCCGCGCGCAACCGCGCCGAACTGAGCCAGGCGCTGCAGGTGCTGTCGAATGCGGTGCGCACGCCGGTCGGCGCCACGCAAATCGTGTAA
- a CDS encoding multidrug effflux MFS transporter, with the protein MGFPEFVVVIASIMALNPLAMDMMLPALPNIRSAFQIADANRPQMVLSIFLVGFGVGQFVMGPLSDRFGRRPVLLGGMTVYTIAGLLAIMAPSFETLLLARALQGLGTAATRVIATSIVRDCYAGRRMASVMSLAMMVFIAVPVIAPSFGQAVMLLTHWRGIFVLLMIYGVIALAWSALRMPETLPLELRKSLAIPDVLSAFRQTITNRTTLGYALAAGGVQGSLFAFVFSSQQIFTEIFKLGHYFPVAFAACAVGVAIAGFLNSRIVGRIGMRVISHAALTGFAVVAGALLLAVKTDTLSLPLFMVLAGLMMFAFGLMMANFTALAMEPQGKIAGTASSLYGTITTLLGIGIGTTIGQDYDGTLLPFATGFFLCTLAALAVVLVTEKGRMFRPHHHPI; encoded by the coding sequence ATGGGCTTCCCGGAATTCGTCGTCGTTATCGCCTCCATCATGGCGTTGAACCCGCTGGCGATGGACATGATGCTGCCGGCGCTGCCGAACATCCGGTCCGCGTTCCAGATCGCCGACGCCAACCGTCCGCAGATGGTGCTGTCGATCTTCCTGGTCGGCTTCGGCGTCGGCCAGTTCGTCATGGGCCCGTTGTCGGACCGCTTCGGCCGCCGCCCGGTGCTGCTCGGCGGCATGACCGTCTACACCATCGCCGGCCTGCTCGCGATCATGGCGCCCTCGTTCGAGACGCTGCTCTTGGCGCGCGCGCTGCAAGGGCTCGGCACCGCGGCAACCCGCGTGATCGCGACCTCGATCGTGCGCGACTGCTACGCCGGACGGCGCATGGCGAGCGTGATGTCGCTGGCGATGATGGTGTTCATCGCGGTCCCCGTGATCGCGCCGTCATTCGGCCAGGCGGTGATGCTGCTGACGCACTGGCGCGGCATCTTCGTGCTGTTGATGATCTATGGCGTGATCGCGCTGGCCTGGAGCGCGCTGCGGATGCCGGAGACGCTGCCGCTCGAGCTGCGCAAGTCGCTGGCGATCCCCGACGTGCTCTCTGCGTTCCGCCAGACCATTACGAACCGCACCACGCTCGGCTACGCGCTCGCCGCCGGCGGCGTGCAGGGTTCGCTGTTTGCCTTCGTGTTCTCCTCGCAGCAGATCTTCACCGAGATCTTCAAGCTCGGGCATTACTTCCCGGTCGCCTTCGCGGCTTGCGCGGTCGGCGTCGCGATCGCCGGCTTCCTCAATTCGCGCATCGTCGGCCGCATCGGCATGCGGGTGATCTCGCACGCCGCGCTGACCGGCTTTGCAGTCGTCGCCGGCGCGCTGCTGCTCGCCGTTAAGACCGATACGCTGTCGCTGCCGCTGTTCATGGTGCTGGCCGGCCTGATGATGTTTGCGTTCGGATTGATGATGGCGAACTTCACCGCGCTCGCGATGGAGCCGCAGGGCAAGATCGCCGGCACCGCCTCCTCGCTCTACGGCACGATCACCACCCTGCTCGGGATCGGCATCGGAACCACGATCGGCCAGGATTACGACGGCACCTTGCTGCCGTTCGCGACCGGCTTCTTCCTCTGCACACTGGCTGCACTCGCCGTCGTGCTGGTGACGGAAAAGGGCCGGATGTTCCGGCCGCATCATCATCCGATTTGA
- the glgA gene encoding glycogen synthase GlgA, which translates to MTPIRVLAVASEIYPIVKTGGLADVVGALPAALNEHGVATRTLVPGYPDVLKALASAETLLHWPEFYGGPVRVLGGTHDGLDLLALDAPHLYARPGNPYVGPDGRDWPDNGIRFAALSRMAAEIGQGAIESFVPDIVHAHDWQAGLAPAYLHYGRRPRPGTVMTVHNLAYQGQFSPDMLTTFGLPGEAYALDGVEYYGTISLLKAGLQFADRITTVSPTYAQEIQSDEGGMGLGGLLRERADVLSGILNGIDITVWNPATDPNIVARYCAGQPTARAANKAALQQRFGLDPAPDAMLLGVISRLSWQKGLDLLLENIPTLLGEGIQLALLGSGDRDLQDRYAALAQENPGRIGVVIGYDETLAHLIQAGADALAVPSRFEPCGLTQLCALRYGAVPIVANVGGLADTVLDFDEAAVTGEAATGVKFAPVTSDALARGLRKANLLFNDKVTWRRLQQAGTATDVSWHNRAGRYAALYRELAGARP; encoded by the coding sequence ATGACGCCCATCCGCGTCCTCGCGGTCGCCTCCGAAATCTACCCGATCGTCAAGACCGGCGGCCTCGCCGACGTGGTCGGCGCGCTGCCGGCGGCGCTCAACGAGCACGGCGTCGCGACGCGGACGCTGGTGCCCGGCTATCCCGATGTGCTCAAGGCGCTGGCCTCGGCGGAGACGCTGCTGCACTGGCCGGAATTTTATGGCGGCCCGGTCCGCGTGCTCGGTGGCACGCATGACGGCCTCGATCTCCTTGCGCTCGACGCACCGCATCTCTATGCTCGCCCCGGAAATCCCTATGTCGGTCCGGATGGACGCGACTGGCCCGACAACGGCATCCGCTTTGCGGCGCTGTCGCGGATGGCGGCCGAGATCGGCCAGGGCGCGATCGAGAGCTTCGTGCCCGACATCGTGCATGCGCATGACTGGCAGGCGGGCCTCGCGCCGGCCTATCTGCATTACGGCCGACGACCGCGGCCGGGCACGGTAATGACCGTGCACAACCTCGCCTATCAGGGACAGTTCTCGCCGGACATGCTGACGACGTTCGGCCTGCCGGGCGAGGCCTACGCGCTGGACGGCGTCGAATATTACGGCACCATCAGTCTATTGAAGGCCGGCCTGCAATTCGCCGACCGCATCACCACGGTGTCGCCGACCTATGCGCAGGAGATCCAAAGCGACGAAGGCGGCATGGGGCTCGGCGGCCTGTTGCGCGAACGCGCCGACGTGCTGAGCGGCATCCTCAACGGCATCGACATCACGGTGTGGAATCCGGCCACCGATCCGAACATTGTTGCGCGTTACTGCGCCGGGCAGCCGACGGCGCGCGCGGCCAACAAGGCGGCGCTGCAGCAGCGCTTCGGGCTCGACCCGGCGCCGGATGCGATGCTGCTCGGCGTCATCAGCCGGCTGTCCTGGCAAAAAGGTCTCGACCTGCTGCTCGAGAACATCCCGACGCTGCTCGGTGAAGGCATCCAGCTCGCGCTGCTCGGCAGCGGCGATCGCGATCTGCAGGATCGCTACGCCGCGCTGGCGCAGGAAAATCCCGGGCGGATCGGGGTCGTGATCGGCTATGACGAGACGCTGGCGCATCTGATCCAGGCCGGCGCCGATGCGCTCGCGGTGCCGTCGCGCTTCGAGCCGTGCGGCCTTACCCAGTTGTGTGCGCTGCGCTACGGCGCGGTCCCGATCGTTGCTAATGTCGGCGGCCTTGCCGACACCGTGCTCGACTTCGACGAAGCCGCGGTCACCGGCGAAGCGGCGACCGGCGTCAAGTTCGCCCCCGTGACCTCGGATGCGCTCGCGCGCGGCTTGCGCAAGGCAAACCTCTTGTTCAACGACAAGGTGACCTGGCGCCGGCTGCAGCAGGCCGGCACGGCCACCGACGTCTCCTGGCACAACCGCGCCGGCCGCTATGCTGCGCTCTATCGCGAGCTCGCCGGGGCGCGGCCATAG
- a CDS encoding serine hydrolase translates to MDAQVRDIVTSELAPTATAEDPGGLAAAVYAGGQVAFFNYGFADAAARRPVTPDTLFNLASLRKLFEATLVALGTERGELRLDDPVAKYLPELNGDYISRVTVGELVTHTSGLLLPTDHPPWPNESFSRDQFIAMLNTWTPPAGEQPGKQRIYSHAGYVLLQLVLEQRYRMPIATLIESRILKPLGMTSTFVPDRGEDNRASMAPAIMQRMVQGYAHNGSPIGPPGNQQSYYDFPGTGQMFSSARDLGILLRACLDNAVIDPELRAALQMTERESFRVDAKFGQAMAWEHVRLDDATVIDKPGGLNNASAYVGLVPARRLGIVLLANRGDYPHEIARYKILPALARL, encoded by the coding sequence ATGGATGCGCAGGTCAGGGACATCGTCACTTCAGAGCTTGCGCCGACCGCGACCGCGGAGGATCCGGGCGGTCTCGCCGCGGCGGTCTATGCCGGCGGCCAGGTCGCGTTCTTCAATTACGGTTTCGCAGACGCGGCGGCGAGGCGGCCGGTCACCCCGGACACGCTGTTCAACCTCGCCTCGCTGCGCAAGCTGTTCGAGGCGACGCTGGTCGCGCTCGGCACCGAGCGCGGCGAACTGCGGCTGGACGATCCCGTTGCGAAGTATCTCCCCGAGCTCAACGGCGACTACATCAGCCGCGTCACGGTCGGCGAGCTCGTCACTCACACGTCTGGCCTGCTGCTGCCGACCGATCACCCGCCATGGCCGAACGAGAGCTTCAGCCGCGATCAGTTCATCGCGATGCTCAACACATGGACGCCGCCTGCAGGGGAGCAGCCCGGCAAGCAGCGGATCTACAGCCATGCCGGCTATGTGCTGCTGCAGCTGGTGCTGGAGCAGCGCTATCGCATGCCGATCGCGACGTTGATCGAGAGCCGCATCCTCAAGCCGCTCGGCATGACATCGACCTTCGTTCCGGATCGCGGCGAGGACAACCGCGCGTCGATGGCGCCCGCGATCATGCAGCGCATGGTGCAGGGATACGCCCATAACGGCTCGCCGATCGGCCCGCCGGGCAACCAGCAGAGCTATTACGACTTTCCGGGCACCGGCCAGATGTTCTCCTCGGCGCGCGATCTCGGCATCCTGCTGCGCGCCTGTCTCGACAACGCGGTCATCGATCCCGAGCTACGTGCGGCATTGCAGATGACCGAGCGCGAGAGCTTTCGCGTTGATGCGAAGTTCGGGCAGGCGATGGCGTGGGAGCATGTGCGGCTCGATGACGCCACCGTCATCGACAAGCCCGGCGGGCTGAACAATGCCTCCGCCTATGTCGGCCTGGTGCCCGCGCGCAGGCTCGGCATCGTGCTGCTCGCCAATCGCGGCGACTACCCGCACGAGATCGCGCGCTACAAGATCCTTCCGGCACTCGCGCGATTGTAA
- a CDS encoding DUF417 family protein, with the protein MNLSFNIAEQGEGSYRLLAILRWVMVVIFVSFGMQKFTLQSAQGIAQFISNSPFISWLSVFGLRGEAYVLGVAEFGIAGLLAAGAFNPMLSAIGSLLGVITFAITWSFFFTTPGVVKWSLSTDPMAWNLAGEFLFKDIVLLCVCLVLLLASLPRSIVRSRAA; encoded by the coding sequence ATGAATCTGTCGTTCAACATCGCCGAACAAGGCGAGGGGTCTTATCGTCTGCTTGCGATCCTGCGCTGGGTCATGGTGGTGATCTTCGTGTCGTTCGGCATGCAGAAGTTCACGCTGCAGTCCGCCCAGGGCATCGCGCAATTCATCAGCAACAGCCCGTTCATTTCGTGGCTCTCGGTGTTTGGCCTCCGGGGCGAGGCGTATGTGCTCGGCGTGGCCGAATTCGGTATCGCCGGGCTGCTTGCCGCCGGTGCGTTCAACCCGATGCTGTCCGCGATCGGTTCGCTGCTGGGCGTCATCACCTTCGCCATCACGTGGTCGTTCTTCTTCACGACACCGGGGGTGGTCAAATGGAGCCTGTCGACCGACCCGATGGCCTGGAACCTGGCCGGTGAGTTCCTGTTCAAGGACATCGTGCTGCTCTGCGTCTGCCTCGTGCTGCTGTTGGCGTCCTTGCCGCGGTCGATCGTCCGATCGCGCGCCGCATAG
- a CDS encoding rhodanese-like domain-containing protein has product MTLASVTPQTIRTMLLLRQEIALLDVRHEAQFATGHPLFAANMAAGRIALEAELRLPRKDVPVVLYDNGDGLVAAAADQLRALGYSNVATLAGGLEAWKAAGYEVFEDVNSYAKAFGELVESRRHTPSLSADEVAALISDKANIAILDVRRFDEYATMNIPGSVSVPGAELVLRVGGAAPDPDTTIIVNCAGRTRSIIGTQSLINAGLPNKVRALRNGTIGWTLARHDLEHGADTRGGIGPFEGAADNARDVAYRAGVRHIGTHELAALEKDAQRTLYRFDVRDAEEYAAGHLAGFRHYAGGQLVQEIDMAAPVRGARIVLSDDRSIRADMTASWLAQMGWEVYVLEGGYDGPLEKGPPRVVPRPDPAHRYRRPYEGTDVAEKAMQAYLDWEYGLVEQLRRDGTHGFYVI; this is encoded by the coding sequence ATGACCCTTGCTTCCGTCACGCCCCAGACCATCCGTACAATGCTGCTGCTCCGCCAAGAGATTGCGCTGCTCGACGTCAGACATGAGGCGCAATTCGCCACCGGCCATCCGCTGTTCGCCGCCAACATGGCGGCCGGCCGGATCGCGCTCGAAGCCGAGCTACGATTGCCGCGCAAGGACGTGCCTGTTGTTCTCTACGATAACGGCGACGGGCTGGTCGCTGCCGCGGCCGACCAGTTGCGGGCGTTGGGCTACAGCAACGTCGCTACGCTCGCGGGTGGCCTCGAGGCCTGGAAGGCGGCCGGCTACGAGGTGTTCGAGGACGTCAATTCCTACGCCAAGGCGTTCGGCGAGCTGGTCGAGTCGCGCAGGCATACGCCGTCGCTGAGCGCCGACGAGGTCGCCGCGCTGATATCTGACAAGGCCAACATCGCGATCCTCGACGTCCGCCGCTTCGACGAATATGCCACCATGAACATCCCGGGCTCGGTCAGCGTGCCCGGTGCGGAGCTCGTGCTGCGCGTCGGCGGCGCGGCGCCCGATCCCGACACCACCATCATCGTCAACTGCGCCGGCCGCACCCGTTCGATCATCGGGACGCAGTCGCTGATCAATGCCGGGCTGCCCAATAAGGTGCGGGCGCTGCGCAACGGCACGATCGGCTGGACGCTCGCCAGGCACGATCTCGAGCACGGCGCCGACACGCGCGGCGGTATCGGGCCGTTCGAGGGTGCCGCCGACAACGCGCGTGACGTTGCCTACCGCGCCGGTGTCCGCCACATCGGCACGCATGAACTCGCCGCGCTGGAGAAGGACGCGCAGCGCACGCTCTATCGCTTCGACGTGCGCGACGCCGAGGAATACGCGGCGGGTCACCTAGCCGGCTTCCGCCATTATGCCGGCGGCCAGCTGGTGCAGGAGATCGACATGGCCGCCCCGGTGCGCGGCGCGCGCATCGTGCTGAGCGACGACAGAAGCATCCGCGCCGACATGACGGCGTCCTGGCTCGCGCAGATGGGCTGGGAGGTCTATGTGCTCGAGGGCGGCTATGACGGCCCGCTGGAAAAGGGACCGCCGCGCGTTGTGCCACGGCCCGATCCGGCGCACCGCTACCGCCGCCCCTACGAAGGCACCGACGTCGCGGAAAAGGCGATGCAGGCCTATCTCGATTGGGAGTACGGCCTGGTCGAGCAGCTGCGCCGCGACGGCACGCACGGGTTTTATGTGATCTAG